The Peromyscus eremicus chromosome 16_21, PerEre_H2_v1, whole genome shotgun sequence genome includes the window TCACTTCCACGGGAGCACTTGGTTTATGGCCAGTAGAAACACTAGCACCTGATTTAAGGGCGGAAGAGACAGTGGGAAGTGAATGCTTCCACCACCAGAATATTAATTACCCATAGACGAACAGGGCTTGCTGGGACTCCAAACTAAACTCATGCCCAGTCAATGTCATAGATTCTGGGgagccccctcctccctcagtcAAGTGTTCACTCATGGATATGCTAGGTTGGGTGCTTTGTGGCCCTGTGTCTCTCAAGTATTGAATTGAGTGATCAGTAAATGCTTAATGTCTGGAATTTCTTACCTCTGTAGTAAATACCAGAAAGCTGGACAAAgccaaaatatttctttttcccaAAATGTctcattcttaaagaaaaaattgtgtgtgtgtgtgtgtgtgtgtgtgtgtgtgtgtgtgtgtgtatgcacatgtgtacatgcatacatactctCATGCTATGCTATACATGtggagttctctccttctatcatgtggatcccagggatcaaactcagatcatcaggcttggtggcaagtgtgtTTACCTGCTAAAAccgtctcactggccctgttttgtttttgtgttgagaGATGGTATCcctgtacagcccaggctggtctcctgtTTCCACCTGTGAAGCACTAGGAGTACAGACATGTGCCGCCATGACCAGCTGACAGTTCTTCAGTGTTAGTCGTGAGGGGTGTACTATTGCGTTCTGTTGCCATCACCTGTGGATCCTTAGGTTCAAAGGACAGAAACAGCCCATCTATGCTTACACTTTGAGGGCTTAGCTGTTTGAGCAAGCAACCCAGGGCAtctagagacagaaacagactgaGAACCATGTCTAGTGCAGCTCAGTGATGCTTTTGTAAGGCTTACCTCCAGGAAGTGGGAGAGCTCATTGTTGATGAGCTCTTTGAGTTCTGATTTCTTCAGCTTGTGCTTGTCACCCTCTCGCCCTGAGTACTGATGGAAGATATCAATGAGGGCAACCATGGCCTTCTCCAGCTCAGACATCCTGGAGGCTGCAGAAGAAAGACACCTTTTCATAGTTTCCACCCTCTTCTTTGAAGAGTTTAGTACGCTGCTTGCAGACCTTAGCCCAGATGAGGGGTAGAGAGGCTAGGAGAGGCATCCTGTGATTCCACACTGACCACAGGTCATCCTCTGCCTTCTAGGCCCACCACCTCCCTTCTAAGTCCCCGTGGGCCACAGGATTAAGTTTCCAAGTTGATTGACTTCTGGTTGGATTTGGTCAATGAGGAACTAGCAAAGGTGCTGAGCAGAGCACCAGGGAATGATTCCAGCTCCCTGGTGGCCACCTCCAATCCTGGAGGTCTCCAGGATGTACATCAGCTGGTGGATTTAAGGAGGACACTAAGATGACTAGTAGCTAGTAAATATAAAGTCAACATCAAcgaacattttttaaatgctgtaaACAGTATCCTCATATAGCAATAATGTCAGGGGTTAGGAAGCAAAA containing:
- the S100b gene encoding protein S100-B, translated to MSELEKAMVALIDIFHQYSGREGDKHKLKKSELKELINNELSHFLEEIKEQEVVDKVMETLDEDGDGECDFQEFMAFVSMVTTACHEFFEHE